AGAAGCAGCAATACCATGTTCAGATTATGCCCATGGATATATAGCATGAAACTGCcacttctaaaatgtcaataTTTCAAAGTAATCTTACTCTGTATCAAGGGCTTGTACATTGCAGGTTTATAGTTGGATGATTCTTGCACTAGACTCTAACACCAGTATGACCAGATTCTGTACGTTTGCATAGTTGCCATAAAGGTAGATATACCAAGTTCCTATTGAACTGATCTTTTAAAATTAAGATTTCGAAAACCTctttccatgtatgtatgtacgtagtTGGATGTACTGGACCGACTGGGGAAACCCGTCTAAGATTGAGCGTGCGCGAATGGACGGTACTCAAAGGTCTGTTATTATCAACATCGGACAGGGCCACTGGCCGAACGGTCTCGCCTTGGACGCAGCAGGTCAGTATGATGTGCCATAATGTGAACAAAACTATGATTTTTGACCGTGGTAAAATTGATTGCTTTAGAATAAGGTACCACTCAGGGGACagataaatatgaaatatggtCTATGAACATGTGGACAGCTGGTCACTATTAATATAGACAGGTTTCTTGTGTCAATGAGGAAAATATATAAGGGACCAacaaaagtggtcacattggcttATGCAGATTTGAATGTACCTGATATTTTCTGCATCTATATGGAATACAAAGCATATAGTCGAGGATTTCTTGACAGACATATAGTTTATACCATTCATGTTCTTGTGTACCGCACTGATAGCAAACCGGCTGTACTGGTGTCACGGTGGTACTGGGGCGATCTGGACCTCCGGAGTGACTGGCAGCAATCCGAGCCCTACACAATTGTTTACGCAGTCAGCTGGTGACGTAAATGCACACCTGTTCGGGATCGCTGTGGATGAGACACATCTCTACTGGACAGCGTGGAACATACCGGGCGTTCACAGGTACACAGTGTGTTACATTTTAACATTATCAAACAACATTGTTTGATTAGAATGAAATTTCGTCTGTGATATGATCAATATGGATGTTTTTCCGTCCACAAAGTAAAACTaaaccaacaagctttcgatcggTTCTCAGCCCTTCATTTTTCTAAAATGGAAATGATCTGAAACCTACGTCACGTGACCTGGTCTGAaaggaagtgtgacgtcagcaatcaTTGATTGAATAAGTGTTCGGATAACAGTTGAGTCTCTTTCCCGGTACAGGATAAGCAAGTCTCTGACTGGATACGTCAGGCTCAACCTGCCACACTTTCAAAAGCTGTATGACATCCACGTCAGGACAGACTCAAACACTCCGAGTCAACCAAACGGTCAGTGTCATTTGAGATGAATACTGTAAGTATTAAAGGTTGAGTTATTTCCGTACATTTATGTGTTAACTATAGGCTCGTAATTATGaagattcatttttttatttgtctcTGACAACAGCCTGCTCTGTGTCTAACGGGAACTGTGCCCAGCTGTGTCTTCCCGTCCCCGGCGGAGGGCGGACCTGCGCCTGTCAGGATGGGTGGAGCCTGGGGTCGGATGGACGGTCCTGTCAGGCCGACGGTAAGATGTACTTAATATTAGTGCATTGTGGGATCTATATGTTGGATTTTGAATCTACAACTTTCTACATCGTAGagcagaaaagaaatgaattaATTCCAAATCTGATGGATATTTGAATATGTTATTATAATTGGAGAAAATGCTATCCAGGATAAGTGATTCAGTTGTTATCAGCAGCATGTCAAGTTTACAAGAAATATTTAATATGAATATTCTCTCTAGCCTGTCACCCCAATCCCTGCCTAAACGGCGGTGCGTGTGATGGAGTAAGCAGACGGACATCGCTCTCATGCAGCAACAATGTCTGTGTCAGCGGATTTACACACACGTATACATGCGACTGTCCAGCCGGCTTTAGTGGCGATAAATGCGAGATCAACGAAAACGAGTGTGTGTCaaatccatgtcaaaatggcggccagtGTCAAGACGAGGCAAACTCTTACAGCTGTACCTGTGCAGCTGGCTACAGTGGAGACGACTGTGAGACCAATGACGACGACTGTGCACCcaatccatgtcaaaatggtggACAATGTCAAGACGGAGTCAACTcttacacctgtacctgtgcaGCTGGCTACAGTGGAGATGACTGTGAGACCAATGACGACGACTGTGCACCcaatccatgtcaaaatggcggccagtGTCAAGACGGAGTCAACTCTTACACCTGTAACTGTGCAGCTGGCTACAGTGGAGACGACTGTGAGACCAATGACGACGACTGTGAACCcaatccatgtcaaaatggcggccagtGTCAAGACGGAGTCAACTCTTACACCTGCAATTGTCCAGCTGGCTACAGTGGAGACGACTGTGAGACCAATGACGACGACTGTGCACCcaatccatgtcaaaatggcggccagtGTCAAGACGGAGTCAACTCTTACACCTGTAACTGTCCAGCTGGCTACAGTGGAGACGACTGTGAGACCAATGACGACGACTGTGCACCcaatccatgtcaaaatggcggccagtGTCAAGACGGAGTCAACTCTTACACCTGCAATTGTCCAGCTGGCTACAGTGGAGACGACTGTGAGACCAATGACGACGACTGTGCACCcaatccatgtcaaaatggcggccagtGTCAAGACGGAGTCAACTCTTACACCTGCAATTGTCCAGCTGGCTACAGTGGAGACGACTGTGAGACCAATGACGACGACTGTGCACCcaatccatgtcaaaatggcggccagtGTCAAGACGGAGTCAACTCTTACACCTGCAATTGTCCAGCTGGCTACAGTGGAGACGACTGTGAGACCAATGACGACGACTGTGCACCcaatccatgtcaaaatggcggccagtGTCAAGACGGAGTCAACTCTTACACCTGCAATTGTCCAGCTGGCTACAGTGGAGACGACTGTGAGACCAATGACGACGACTGTGCACCcaatccatgtcaaaatggcggccagtGTCAAGACGGAGTCAACTCTTACACCTGCAATTGTCCAGCTGGCTACAGTGGAGACGACTGTGAGACCAATGACGACGACTGTGCACCcaatccatgtcaaaatggcggccagtGTCAAGACGGAGTCAACTCTTACACCTGTACTTGTGCAGCTGGCTACAGTGGAGACGACTGTGAGATCAATGACAACGACTGTAATCCcaatccatgtcaaaatggcggccagtGTCAAGACGGGGTCAACTCTTACACCTGTGATTGTCCGGATGGCTTCAATGGATTCAACTGTCAGACCAATATCAACGAGTGCGCATCTcgtccatgtcaaaatggcggccagtGTCAAGACGGTGTCAACTCCTACACATGTGATTGTCCTGATGGATATTTGGGAGAACACTGTGAAATTTCTGCGACAGACCCTCCACAGACGACTCCTCAGGGGACAAGTACCGGTGCGTTGATTTATTGGATTTATTTCACGAAGGATCAATTGATTTGTTTCATTATTTTCAACTTATATTAGTCGATTTTAGGACAAACGTAATCCTAAGCTGATTACGATTTGAATAGACAGTTTCGTCTCTGATGACTCTATATGTTGTCTTGTCAAAGTTTgtatttccttcttttttttatgcaaatcaatTTGCAGTGTGTGAATCTGGTTGGTTCCACCATGAGGGGAAGTGCTATTGTCTCCTTGATGACCAGTCCACCTACAGCGAAGCTGCCCGGAGCTGCGCTGAGTTGGACGTCTACGGGCAGCTGGCCGTGGTGAAGCGGCCGAGCACGCACCGCTTCCTGATGGATTATGTCGAACGGGAAGGTGGGGGTTCTCCGTGGATAGGAATCAACGATGGCACTACAGAGGGTGTATGGAGGTAAGGACATTTCAACTTGAGATCACATATATATAATTGTTACCGTACAATATAGCTATGTATTACACTGTCTAAATACCATCTATGGATTACAAACTGTAACAAACATGTCTTGATGTTTTAGGTACAGCAATGGTGACCTTGTCAGTGATCCTTTCAACGAGTGGGCAGATGGAACTTGGAACAGCAGGAAGAAAGACTGTGTGCGCATGAGCGAAACCTTCGGGTACCATTGGCAGCCTATGCCGTGCGACACGCAGCTGTCGTATATTTGCGAGTATCGTGAGTACTGCTCTTTACTATAGCGCTGTGGTCAGTCCGTGGTTTTCTATGATCACTACATTATACGCTGGTTCTATTCATGTCTACTTCAAGATATAACTTAGCATCTATGTTTGTTGTAGCCGTAACTCTGAGAGCGAGGGCATATAATTTGCGTGAATAAGGCTACTATATATTAAGTACACAAGCAAATGTTTGCTGCTGTGTTTGTGTTGGGCAACTTTATTGATTACATCAAAACGTATTGTACGCTAGAATAACCgaattatttcaaattttattCTGTTTCAGCTCTCCTGCCACCCACAGATGCTCCAACCCCAACCACACCAGGTAAGATTTCATTAGAGCATTTGTACGCAACGCAGTACATTTGGCTTGTAATATGACATaccctatttttttttagctgAATACAGTTCACATGATGTCATGGTAGTTTATGACGACAGATGTAATATTCTGCCATCTTTTTGTTCTAGATGTTGAACGTTGTGAGCCGGACACCTGTAACCAGGGAGGGATCTGTATAGACGGACCGTCGTCCTACACCTGTTACTGTCTGCCGGGGTTTACGGGAGACCACTGTGAGACAGGTGCGGCACGTCTAGCGAACTAAAAGCTCCAGTAACGCATGTGTCGTGTCTTTATCTATGCAGATGTTGGTCTAGGCCATGTCGGAcaaactttgtttctttgtttctacaGTCTTGTATTTTCTATTTATCTCCTATTGTAAGTACAGCTTGTTTTGTATCATCTGCCATCAGAAACTGACGAGTGTGACCCCAATCcctgtcaaaatggcggcgtgtGTACAGACGGGCAGCTGTCCTACACCTGCAGGTGTCCGAGTGGGTTCGGAGGTGTCAACTGTCAACTGAGTAGGTATCTTCAGCTTATTTAGCAATGTCTCTGTAGTCTGTGTCTTCT
The sequence above is drawn from the Branchiostoma floridae strain S238N-H82 chromosome 4, Bfl_VNyyK, whole genome shotgun sequence genome and encodes:
- the LOC118413384 gene encoding fibropellin-1-like: MMQTYRRIVLLLWGVLAVQLMSHQAAAEAPPDSDTNFTPDEAAAARSGGESEAEDPDSTVDTAEGAKPAAFEKGDLDSLQLGEPVDGDAVSAGNRAAPAGHKLILVADATDRTITRLTTDDDNQFQWGRYDIGNGTNRPIAVDYDRAEDFIYWTSVNGPYSRVSRFPYESGSGLRLDGGQASVPDGIAVDVISRNLYWTDAGTDRIIVSRLDGSFRKSLITQGLDEPRAIVVDPNSGWMYWTDWGNPSKIERARMDGTQRSVIINIGQGHWPNGLALDAAANRLYWCHGGTGAIWTSGVTGSNPSPTQLFTQSAGDVNAHLFGIAVDETHLYWTAWNIPGVHRISKSLTGYVRLNLPHFQKLYDIHVRTDSNTPSQPNACSVSNGNCAQLCLPVPGGGRTCACQDGWSLGSDGRSCQADACHPNPCLNGGACDGVSRRTSLSCSNNVCVSGFTHTYTCDCPAGFSGDKCEINENECVSNPCQNGGQCQDEANSYSCTCAAGYSGDDCETNDDDCAPNPCQNGGQCQDGVNSYTCTCAAGYSGDDCETNDDDCAPNPCQNGGQCQDGVNSYTCNCAAGYSGDDCETNDDDCEPNPCQNGGQCQDGVNSYTCNCPAGYSGDDCETNDDDCAPNPCQNGGQCQDGVNSYTCNCPAGYSGDDCETNDDDCAPNPCQNGGQCQDGVNSYTCNCPAGYSGDDCETNDDDCAPNPCQNGGQCQDGVNSYTCNCPAGYSGDDCETNDDDCAPNPCQNGGQCQDGVNSYTCNCPAGYSGDDCETNDDDCAPNPCQNGGQCQDGVNSYTCNCPAGYSGDDCETNDDDCAPNPCQNGGQCQDGVNSYTCNCPAGYSGDDCETNDDDCAPNPCQNGGQCQDGVNSYTCTCAAGYSGDDCEINDNDCNPNPCQNGGQCQDGVNSYTCDCPDGFNGFNCQTNINECASRPCQNGGQCQDGVNSYTCDCPDGYLGEHCEISATDPPQTTPQGTSTVCESGWFHHEGKCYCLLDDQSTYSEAARSCAELDVYGQLAVVKRPSTHRFLMDYVEREGGGSPWIGINDGTTEGVWRYSNGDLVSDPFNEWADGTWNSRKKDCVRMSETFGYHWQPMPCDTQLSYICEYPLLPPTDAPTPTTPDVERCEPDTCNQGGICIDGPSSYTCYCLPGFTGDHCETETDECDPNPCQNGGVCTDGQLSYTCRCPSGFGGVNCQLTCPAGFTLFQKQCYWFSPTSMRETVANAETDCDARGARLACVKDEDTHNFLKLTIATTNRRPYWIGLNDTVVEDVWRHSDGTLLGSFRPFRPSRNTNNVWRDCVLMWPASSYQWLYYNCNSRRNYVCQRAATP